In Flavobacterium luteolum, the DNA window AATTTTGTAAAAGTCAGCAGGTTCTGCCCCTGCAGCATTATTTTGCAGCTGGTTTGGCTAAGCCTTAATGGAACCTGATAGGTAAGCGAAATGTTTTTTAATCGTATGTATGAAGCATCAGCGATCATGGCATCACTTTCTGAATAATAGAAATCCGCGTTAACAGCTGCGCTGTTATATCCAGTTGTATTGATTTGATGAGGCGATTGGTCGCCAATCTGTTTCCAGGAGTCGATATTTCTAGCGCTTTGGTTAGACATTGTACCGGCGGGTCCCATTGGAAGAAGCCTGTTTTTCTGTTTGACCAGCTGAAATAGAAAGTCAAGACTCCAGTCCTTATATGACAGCTGATTCTGCATTCCGCCAAAATACTGAGGGTTCATATCAACCTTCAGCTGCCTGTCATCCGGAAAGGAAATTTTTCCATCATTATTTAGATCCTCAAATTCGTAAACGCCTGTATGAGCGTTGATGCCTTTGAGCCTGTAAACAAGGGCGATGTTCAGTGGTTCCCCTATCCTGTATTTCTGGCTGTAGGTCGAACCTTCAAGTCCCGGAAAGCTGACAAGCCTGTTTTGTGAGAAAGTGAGATTAAAATTGGTTGTCCATTTGAAATTTCCACTGCTGAAGTTTGCCGTTCGAAGGGTCAGTTCCAGACCTTTATTTTCTACTGTGGCGTCCAGGTTTGCCTGAATGGAGGTAAAGCCGGTCGTTCCTGCGAGCGGTATGCCGACAAGCTGATTTGACGACCTGTTGAGATACCAGGACGCTGAGGCAAAAATGCGGTCATCCAAAAATCCAAGTTCGGCTGCCAATTCCAGTTTTTTGTTTATCTCCCATTTAAAATCAGGATTAAATAATCTTGACGGGCGAAGTCCTGAAATGCCGTTGTAGATTGAACCAGAAGTGGTATATGTGTTGAAAAACTGGTAGTCGCCGATCTGATCATTTCCAGTGGTTCCATAACTTGCCCTGATCTTTCCAAAGCTGAGCCAGGCCGCTTTCTTCATGAAATTTTCATTTGTGAGAAGCCAGGCCAGTCCAACCGCGCCAAAATTACTGAACTGATTGCCTGGGCCGAATCGGCTCGATCCGTCCCTTCGCGCGGTAAGGTTTACGATATAGCGCTGCTGCCAATTGTAGTTCAGCCTGCCAAAAAATGCCTGATAACGGTATTGCGTCTCATCGTTGCCCAGCACCTTAACGGTTTTGGCCGCCGCCAGATTATAGATGAGGTCATTAGAACTGAATCCGCTTGCGGACTGGTACAGCGTATTGTTGTCCTGGTTCTGAAACGTAGCTCCAAACAGAACTGCCAGCTTACCATTACCCCGTTCTTTTTCCCAGCTGGCCTGCGGTTCAATTATCCACGAGGATCGGCCTGTATTGTTCAGGAACATAGATGAGGTCATACTGCTAACATTATAAATCGGGTCATATACAGTGGAAGGGGCGGTACGTGTTTCGGTGGTGCTCAAGTCGGTGTATCCAAAACTGCTTTTTATGACAAGATCAGGGGCCAGCCTATAAGAAAGCATGCTATTGGCTACAAGGTCTTTCGTATTGGATTCATATTTTGCATTCAGGCTGGCAAGGGGATTGGTCCATGTCTGGTTTTCCCAATTCAGGGTACCGTCCGAATTGTAGAGTCTAGGGGCGTTGGGTGCCAAGGTCTGCGCACTGTAGGTAAGTTCGAAAGCGGGCTGGGTATTGTCCTGAGCATTGTAAATTGCTGAAAAGACAAGCTGAAACCTGCTGTCTTCTGATCGATGGTTGATATTGATCTGCGCCCCTCCTTTCTTATATCCGAAATCTCCAGGGTAGACAGCTGATTCCTTATGGTAATTCCCGTTCAACAGAAATTGGGTCTGATCAGAGCCTCCTGATACCGTTGCCTGGATATCGCTCATTTGGGAAGTGCCTCCCAATAATTCCTTCTGCCAGTCGGTATAGCGATTCTGGTCCCAGGTTCCGTTAATGTCATAATCAGCGGCTCCATAGCTGGCCAGCCCATCATTGGTAAAGGCTTGTCTTCTCATGGCAAGATATTGTTCCGTATTCATAAGCTTCATGAATTTTGTAACTTTTCCTGCGCTGGTGGAGCTTGTGACTGTAAATTTTGTCCTGCCGGCCCTGCCTTTTTTAGTAGTGATCAGAACCACGCCATTTGCCCCCCGCGAACCATAGATGGAAGTCGCATCAGCATCCTTCAGGACTTCTATATTCTCAATGTTATCCGGATTGATGCTGTTCAAAGGGCTGGTTGCTGCCGGATATATCGTCGCGGTCTGCGTATAGCCGATCGGATCCGAAGCATAGGGAACGCCATCAATTATATATAAGGGAGCATTGGCTGTATTTCGGATGCTGTTCTGCCCGCGTATTTTGATATCAAATCCGCCTCCCGGCACGCCTGTTGTCTGGGTGATGCTGACTCCTGCCATTCTTCCCTGCATTGCGGCAAGCACATTTGTCACAGGCTGGGTTTCAATATCCTTGGATGTAATACGGGAAATATTTCCTGTTCGTTCACTTTCCTTGACAGAATAATATCCTGCATTTACCTTAACTTCCTGCAGAGTTGTGGTTTCGGAAATCAAAGTGATATCGATTTTGGATCTCCCTTGGACTGGAACCATGGAAGTCTTGAAGCCTATAAAAGATACAATAAGCGTGTCCTGCGCACCGGCAGAAAGGGAATATTGTCCGCTGTAGTCTGAGATGGCACTTCCAGTCGTTCTGCCCTTTACTGCGATTGTGACACCGGGCAGTGGAGCGGAACCGTCTGTGACTGTTCCCTGGATTTTGTTCTGCTGGTAAAATGCGATGGTATGCCGGTTAGAGTTTTTGGCATAAGCAGATGAAAAAGCTGATATAATGCCCATAAAAATTAGGCAATAAAGAACCTTTCCATCCTTTAAAAATGAAAAATTATTCATAATATTGGGATTGGTTAGTTAAATATGATTTGATTAGCTAAGGTCCTCTGCTCTAGTTTGGTCGCTGCGGTAGAGGGCCATTTTTTATGCATTAAGTAAACGGCATAATGAAATAAGTTAAGTTTTTAGGACACGGGCAGTACGGATTTAAGTTCTACTTTTGATTTAAGACGAAACTTTAAATAAAAAAAGAATTTAAAACGCTATGAATTCAGGAAAAGTTTATGACATAAAAAAGGGCATGGAACTCAGCTTATTGTTTCAAAGGTACTTGGCATACCCACCCACAGATAAGTGAGCCCACGCCCGTAAGCGTGAGCAATTTACTTATCATCCTGTGGGTTTAAACTGCCAAGTTTTTTGAAACAGGATTCAAAGCGAAATGCTTCAAATATTTTATATGAAGAATCGCAAAATTACACTTCTATTTAAAAGAATTAAAACAAATATATAAAAAAAAAGAATATAGTACCCTGTAGGGTATCAAAAATTTTGTTTTTTCCTATGAATTTTAACATATGAATGAAATTGACTTCAAGAAGGAAAGAATAAAATTTGGGAAACATGTTTTGAAACTAAGACGAAAAATTAAAAGCGTCGAGTATCAAAACCGATCCATTTCGCAGCAAGAGCTTGCGGATAATAATGACTATATAACAAAAAAGACTCTTGGACAAATCGAGCGAGGTGAAGTTAATTTTCAATTTGAAACATTAGTAGCTTTAGCTAGTGCACTGCAAGTTTCATTAAAAGATCTTTTAGATTACTAAATTTAAATCACCAACATTTATAACTCAAACCATTATCATAGAGGGATGCCTTATTAGCATCTTTTTTTATGTTCAATAGGAAGAGTAAAACAGGTATTTATACGGTAATCTTTGATTCTTTAAATAATTACTTTGCACATTATTAATATTGAGTTTATGGAAAACCGTAAAATAGAACAACAGTGGTTTTGTATGTTTGGTAGGTTAAATAGAAGAAAGGGAAACCCAATTTGACATTCGTTTAAGCCATAATGTTAATCCATAAATAATTAA includes these proteins:
- a CDS encoding SusC/RagA family TonB-linked outer membrane protein, whose product is MNNFSFLKDGKVLYCLIFMGIISAFSSAYAKNSNRHTIAFYQQNKIQGTVTDGSAPLPGVTIAVKGRTTGSAISDYSGQYSLSAGAQDTLIVSFIGFKTSMVPVQGRSKIDITLISETTTLQEVKVNAGYYSVKESERTGNISRITSKDIETQPVTNVLAAMQGRMAGVSITQTTGVPGGGFDIKIRGQNSIRNTANAPLYIIDGVPYASDPIGYTQTATIYPAATSPLNSINPDNIENIEVLKDADATSIYGSRGANGVVLITTKKGRAGRTKFTVTSSTSAGKVTKFMKLMNTEQYLAMRRQAFTNDGLASYGAADYDINGTWDQNRYTDWQKELLGGTSQMSDIQATVSGGSDQTQFLLNGNYHKESAVYPGDFGYKKGGAQININHRSEDSRFQLVFSAIYNAQDNTQPAFELTYSAQTLAPNAPRLYNSDGTLNWENQTWTNPLASLNAKYESNTKDLVANSMLSYRLAPDLVIKSSFGYTDLSTTETRTAPSTVYDPIYNVSSMTSSMFLNNTGRSSWIIEPQASWEKERGNGKLAVLFGATFQNQDNNTLYQSASGFSSNDLIYNLAAAKTVKVLGNDETQYRYQAFFGRLNYNWQQRYIVNLTARRDGSSRFGPGNQFSNFGAVGLAWLLTNENFMKKAAWLSFGKIRASYGTTGNDQIGDYQFFNTYTTSGSIYNGISGLRPSRLFNPDFKWEINKKLELAAELGFLDDRIFASASWYLNRSSNQLVGIPLAGTTGFTSIQANLDATVENKGLELTLRTANFSSGNFKWTTNFNLTFSQNRLVSFPGLEGSTYSQKYRIGEPLNIALVYRLKGINAHTGVYEFEDLNNDGKISFPDDRQLKVDMNPQYFGGMQNQLSYKDWSLDFLFQLVKQKNRLLPMGPAGTMSNQSARNIDSWKQIGDQSPHQINTTGYNSAAVNADFYYSESDAMIADASYIRLKNISLTYQVPLRLSQTSCKIMLQGQNLLTFTKFKDGDPEFSTYGFLPPLKVVSAGVQLTF
- a CDS encoding helix-turn-helix domain-containing protein, which translates into the protein MNEIDFKKERIKFGKHVLKLRRKIKSVEYQNRSISQQELADNNDYITKKTLGQIERGEVNFQFETLVALASALQVSLKDLLDY